In Elephas maximus indicus isolate mEleMax1 chromosome 7, mEleMax1 primary haplotype, whole genome shotgun sequence, the following proteins share a genomic window:
- the LOC126080839 gene encoding olfactory receptor 5B12, producing MIPKENSTELTEFILVGLTNDPELQIPLFITFFLIYLITLVGNLGMILLILMDSRLHTPMYFFLSNLSLADFGYSSAVTPKVMAEFLTGDKIISYNACATQFFFFVAFITVESFLLAAMAYDRYAAVCKPLHYTITVTTNVCVLLAIGSYVCGFLNASIHTGNIFRLSFCRSNVIDHFFCDAPPLLALSCSDRYISEIVIFLVVGFNDLFSLLVVLISYLFVFTTILRMRSPEGRQKAFSTCTSHLTAISIFYGTGTFMYLQPSSSHSLGTNKMASVFYAIVIPMLNPLVYSLRNKEVKTAFRKAVGKV from the coding sequence ATGATTCCAAAGGAGAACAGTACAGAGTTGACTGAGTTCATTCTTGTGGGGTTAACCAATGACCCAGAACTGCAGATCCCGCTCTTCATAACCTTTTTTCTCATCTACCTCATCACTCTGGTTGGGAACCTGGGGATGATCCTGTTGATCCTGATGGACTCTCgtctccacactcccatgtactttttcctcagtaaCCTTTCTCTGGCCGACTTTGGTTACTCCTCAGCCGTTACTCCTAAGGTAATGGCAGAATTTCTCACAGGAGACAAAATTATCTCCTACAATGCTTGTGCCACTCAGTTCTTCTTTTTTGTAGCCTTTATCACTGTGGAAAGTTTTCTCTTGGCTGCAATGGCTTATGATCGCTACGCAGCAGTGTGTAAACCCCTTCATTACACCATCACAGTGACGACAAATGTATGCGTTCTTCTGGCCATAGGCTCCTATGTCTGTGGTTTCCTGAATGCTTCCATCCACACTGGGAACATTTTCAGGCTCTCCTTCTGCAGGTCCAACGTGATTGATCACTTTTTCTGTGATGCTCCTCCTCTTCTGGCTCTCTCATGCTCTGACAGATACATCAGTGAGATAGTTATTTTTTTGGTTGTAGGTTTCAATGACCTCTTTTCTCTCCTGGTCGTCTTGATCTCTTATTTGTTTGTATTTACCACTATCCTGAGAATGCGTTCACCAGAAGGACGCCAGAAGGCCTTTTCCACCTGTACTTCCCACCTCACTGCAATCTCCATCTTCTATGGGACAGGCACCTTCATGTACTTACAACCCAGCTCCAGTCACTCCCTGGGCACAAACAAAATGGCATCTGTGTTCTATGCCATAGTTATCCCTATGCTTAATCCACTGGTCTACAGCCTTAGGAACAAAGAGGTCAAGACTGCCTTTCGGAAAGCTGTTGGGAAGGTATAG